The Tripterygium wilfordii isolate XIE 37 chromosome 5, ASM1340144v1, whole genome shotgun sequence DNA segment TGTCAGTGTTACAGTATCATTTTACAGTATAGAGAATCAATTTCAATATTGTGCACCCAGCAGATTCCTTATATTAAGTCTCTATATTATCAGAACttgtaaatttcaaaattataatttttttctaaacatTATTTGAATCACAACGTTAGTTTTTCCAAGAGTTTTTAAccaagatatttttttaaaaaataaaaataaaatattttgaaatttgaatcacAACTGCTAATTTTTGAAATTCGAGATGTAACGGACACTTTTTTGAAATTCGAATTACAACGGCTAGTGTTTGAAATTCGAATTACAAACTCTATAAAAAAGGATGTTGCATAATTTAATTTCCAATATCCACTCAAATACTCTTGTGCTCTCTTTCATATTCTTCTTTTATCACCATGTTTAACTTTCTCCGAAGAAGACACAAAAATTTGCTCCTTGAGTCTACAGAAGAGGACGAGGTGCATGTTGAAGCTGAAAGTTCAAATTGCAAGTTGAAGAAAAGAGGAGGTTCTACTCCTGGCCGTGTCTTTATCGACCACAACAGGAAAGAAGGCCACGAGAAGTTAGTGCGTGACTACTTCTCTGCCAACCCGACAtacaatgaaaaaaatttccGAAGGCGATATCGTATGAGCCGTGATTTGTTCAATCGCATTCATGAAGGTGTTGTTTCTTATGACAACTATTTCGTTCAATCTCGAGATGCTGCGAATAAGGGTGGGTTATCTTCATTGTAGAAAGTTACTGCAGCTCTTAGAATGATGGCCTATGGAGTATCCGCTGATATGATTGATAAAAATCTAAGGATAGCTGAAAGTACCGCAAATGAGGCGATGAAAAAGTTTGTTGAAGCAGTGATCATCGTTTTCGGCGAACGCTACCTGAGGCAACCTAATTCTACTGATATTGCCAGGTTGCTTCAGCTACATGAGGATCGTGGATTCCCTGGAATGCTTGGTAGCTTAGATTGTATGCACTGGACATGAAAGAATTGTCCAAGTGTGTGAAAAGGTCATTACTCTGGCCATCATAAAGAAGCAACTTTAATCTTGGAGGCTGTAGCATCTCGCGATCTATGGATATGGCATTCATTCTTTGGACTTCCAGGATCGCTCAATGACATAAACGTTCTTGAGTGTTCCCCTTTGTTCACAGACATCATCAATGGTCGTGCTCCACCAGTGAACTTTGTTATAAACAATCATCATTATGATATGCGTTATTATCTTGGAGATGGTATCTATCCACAGTGGTCAACAATTGTGAAAACAATTCCGATGCCTCAAACCATGAAAGCTAAAAATTTTGCTCAAGCTCAAGAAAGTGCCAGGAAGGATGTTGAACATACATTTGGTGTTCTCCAAGCACGTTTCCACATCATTCGTCAAGGGTGTCGGTATTTCAAAATAGCGACGTTGAAGAATATCATGAAAGTATGTGTGATATTACATAACATGATCGTGGAAGATGAGCGTGACATGTTCAAGTCAATTGAGAATGGTAAGTATTACCTGCTTGAAGAAGTAGATATCAGCGAGCTTGATCGTAACGATGCTGAATATCATTATGATTTTGATCAATTCATCAAAGGGCGTCAGAAGCAAAAAAGAGCATTCATCGTCGTCTTCAAGAGGATCTAGTGGAACACTTGTAGGAAGTGCGTGGAAATGTCGagtaaaagtaaaagaaaatttaattcaaGTTCAATAACAATCCTCATTTCAATGATAATATAAGTTCACGATTCAACTTAAATTAATGTCTAGAAAAATGTTGTTACACATTCTCATTTCGAAAAATATCTTTCGAATATCTTCTTTTGCTTCATTTCCACGAACTTGTGTTGCATTTCACTCAAGTTGGTTGTATCAACCGTCAAGAGCTTTTCCTCTCCCCATTCTTGATCAAGCTTGATTTTCTCCCTCTTCATCTCCATTAGCTCATCCATCTTCTTTGTATCTTCAACTACAACTTCCATCCTTTGGTCATGCCTTTTTTGAAGCATTTCTCATGAATGACGGAAATTGACGGAAGCTGTTGACTCTTCACTATCTTCaactttcatctttttcttccgCCTTTGCTCTTTCTCCGTTTTCCTCCCAATAGGCCTATTCGGCTCCACATGCCCCGATGGTATATCATCATCCCCGATTGTATAACATTCCGTTGATGCTGGAATGTTTCTTCTACTTGTAGGTAGAACAACTTCGGTCATCCATTTGTGTGAGTTCTTCAAGACGTTGTAGCAATGAAGTAGtttgaaacttttttctttctcttctagaGCCCATGTTTTCAAAGCTTCATTTAGCTGTAATGAAATTGTAAAAATATGAATTAGTCGAATTGAATTATCAAAATGCAACAAACAATATCACAGGGTAAGAGGAAACACCTTGTCTTTCTCTCCCATGCCACTAGGATGTGCGTTCTCAATATTTTGAACAATACTAGAAAATTTCAAACACTTGGTCCGAATAACACTAAAGCGATTCACGATTGACTTATCACTACGAGGAGGATATGACTTTGCATTCTCATAATACTCACGCCAAACACGAATCCAATATTGCTCCTTTGCTTGATCCGTCCCGGTAATTGCATCTTCACTAGTGTGCTCCCAAGCCGCAATTAGAATAAGGTCTTCTTGAACCGTATATTCTCAGTTTTCTTTGGCTTCACCTTGTTATTATTCACATCAACCATGGGGGAATCCATAACAGGCATGCTCATTCTAAAATCAATAGAAATCAATAGAATAAGGCCTTTAAGATATGAAGAACATTTTTGTATCAAAGAATTGAGAGccagaaaatcaaaaccaatacCAACACTAAAAATGACCAGccctaaattaataaaaatcagTATCATTATAAAACATTGACCTCACAGGATCCATATAGGTAATAAAGTATCTTAATATTGTTGATATTAGTCAAGAATATCATTTGGATTTCATTGCTCGGTATCTTATAACGATTGAGTTGCAGTGAGTGAATAGAAACCATAGCAGATTAACCTGCAGGATCAATACATGCATCAAAAAGAGAAAACTCATAGCAGATACAGAAAAACACTTACACGACTTAGGGTTTGCAGGGAGTGAACGCGAGGCACGATTGAGGGATTAAGGATGATTGAGCACGAGAACCGTGACAGAGGCAGGGACCAAACATGAATCACGATTGAGCACGGCTGAGCACGAGAGAGAGCGAATCGAGGAGAGAGAGTGAATTGGGGAAAGATCACGAACACGAGAGAGAAGAGTGCGAGAGAAAGGAACACGAGAGACGAAAATTGACCCCTGCTAGTGCTCGGCTTATGTGGCAGGAAAGAGACAATATTTTGAGAGTAAAAAAATGTTTAGGGACCGgtcttttgcttcttctttgaagagtgaaaaataatttatataatgGTTTAGATATTCAATTGAAGATAGGGAAGCCATTGGGAAGTGGTTTTTTTGGCATATTATCTATATATGGGGATAGAGAGGAGATTGGGGAAGCCATTGGGAGTGCTCTTAGATATTTATGTTCACTCCAAAAAACGTTATCACacataaattcatttttatttttataattatttaaatcatttaaattttatctaattcatttttttttgttcttttttcaaaGAGATTTAGATCGAATATGATTTATCTCTCGTGTTACTTTCTGtctatgctacatctctctcatcTCACTACATCTCCTCtatctactgcatctctctcatcactgcatctctctctctctccccctatTACATCTTTCTCTCcccctactgcatctctctctcttattactacatctttctctttatctctcatatctttttttttgtggtcgTTTTGGTTCAAATATGACTGAGCATTGTGCGTTTCTATGAAGGGATTCCAACGATTGTGGTGGTGTGGTGAACCGCCGTCGAAATAGGCcggatttgaagttttttcaaaacagtTACATTAGCAAACCAATGTTACCATTTTAAAACAGCAACATTTGccaaccaatgttactgtttaaaAATGGACATATCCGGTGGTCGTTTTGGACCATATATGGTTGGACGTTGTGTGCTTCattgaggggagtccaacggtgatggtggtatggtgAAGCGCCATCGAAATCGGCCAAATTTAAaggttttttccaaataataacatTAGCCGacaaatgttactattttgaaacagtaacattggctgaccaatgttactattctTAAGCAGTCATATCCGGTGGTTGTTTTGGGTCGTATTTGGCTGGGCATTATGCTTCTCAATGAGTGGAGTCCAACGGTAGTGGTGATGTAGCCAACCGTCGTCGATATAGGCCGGATCTGAGGCTTTTGTCTTGCGGTGGTCGCTGCTTTCCAATCATTTTCTGGCCAAATGGATGatcgttggtggtggtggaaggtcATAGTATGTACGTGTTGATGTGAGCTTCAGTTTAGGTTGGATACCAACGGGCAATAATaaagagagaggagggagaaagagaagagaagtgtaGTTTTTATGGGAGGAAGAAGACAATGGTAAGAAAGTAATTGGCATACTAGTGAtaccttagagggataaagttttttggactggatctaagtgtccaaaagtttcacaagtggttCCGGCTTGGAATGAATTTTCCCTTTAAGTTGagctatcttttttttttcttcaattttttttaatcaagaagAATATCATATTAGATTATAGATCTAAACTCATGTCGCCAACCTCATATTTATAGAAATTTTATACTtaacgacatgataagttgtgTCAAATCTTAGTGTGTGACTACAAtggtatttttttcaatggaaattGAACTCAGAACCTTCCGAGCCCAGCACGTGGCCACAATGAAACGACCTAATTGACATGTAAGGGGGGCTTTGCCTATAAAAACTCATCGATTAGGACATACCCAACCAATGTGGTATATTTGTTCTTAACACTCCCTCACACTTGTGGGTTAGGTTATGCCGGAAGCAACAAATGCAATAAAGGCTACGTCCAATAAGGCCGAattgctctgataccatattAGAAATTCACACCTCAATACATGTCAACTATATTATCCACTTTGGGATTTTGGTTCCCATGAATACATCGGGTTATCCTCACGGGTTTGTTCCTCATGAGCCCAGCAACTGAGCCTTGGCCCAAATCACTTAAGCTCATGAAAAGACCTAATTGACATGTAAGGGTGGGCTTTGCCCATATAAAGTTATAAACCCATCGGTTGTACCTAAACGATGTGATATTTTGTTCTTAATAGAGTGAATTAGTATAATTCATACCATTTTGCGTTACTTCCCTTGTAAAAAAAGTTAGTACTTAAAAtagaaatatattaaaattttcactCCGTCTTTGTAAACTTCTCCTCTCCACTCCATCTTCGTCTCCTTCTCAACTTTGTAGTACTCTATCTTAATCAACGTCCCATTCTCTCTGGTTCAACTAGCTTGCCCCAACTCACTGCCCAAGTCACTGCACCTCAGCGCCGGCCAAGGAAATTTGTCTAAGGTATTGGTTGTTGCGATTTGATTTCACAGATGTTGATGCGATTCCTTCGAGTATTGATTACGATTGTGTCTTTTTCAACCTCATGTTTTAGTTTTTGTGTTGTTGTTTGTCTTCCAAAGTGAGCCTTGTCAATTGattttaggtttttattttaattgattCTCTCCTGTTTATTTTTGGTcttattttactcttttttaatttatcttatGTTGAGGATTTACTATTCTATGCTTGAAAATAATTGTGTGCTTGCAGCTTTTCTTAAATTGAAATTGATCCACAATGAAGATTTAGTTATGACTACAATTTATCTTTTATCTATCTCACTATATGGTGAAAATGTTGAGAGGCCGCTACAATGggagaaaatattaaataagaGTTAAGCATCACGTCATCATCTTATGTGACGCGCATACTCTACTGATGGCACGACACATATAGGAAATAATCTCATTCAGCAAAATGCCAGATAAACCATTTTTTGTTTCCTGCTCAacactttattttctacaatttatttttgtttattttttttctcaatttttttaaattcatttgTAAATAGTAAAGAGGAGAACACGATAGTGAGAACACTCTGTGTCTTCCGCTATTGACGGTGGCTGCGACATACAAGTGAATCGTAGATATTGTAAAATGTATTTTTTGGATGTGCATTTTTGTTAAATGAGACCACGTCTTCATTTATTTGGTTGTTTGAATCTTTTTTTGAAGTTATGGGAAACAAAGCTCCTAAGACCGAATTCATCGATCAAGATTAAGCTATATCAAATGCTACTGAAAAGTGTTTCTCAATACTTGTCATTGCATGAGTGTCATATTGCAAAGAATTTTGctacaaatatatatttgtgaatATAACTTTTCCCCATATCATGGACACCATGTCCTTTCTTGGTACATATCAAGTGAAACGTTCATTAACTTTATAAAACCTCTACTAATAATTTGCATGTATTACCCTACCATTCTTATGACTAAATGAAGCAAAGTATTTGACAATTTCATACTAAATTGATCactgtaggtgccaaaaatggtgtggcCTCACATGGTCATGTAACGACAAATCTAGTTGGACCATCTGGATTCACAAACCTAACCACTACAGTTAGGCCCGACCTAAAGCCCACCTTGAGGCTCATATATAACCTTTACATCACTGCTAAGTAATGTAACAGTCATCTGACACTATATCTGACATATCGTCTGACACTTGCTGCTACTATCTTATAGTCTATTTACTTTACTATGTTCATAGTAACCTTTCCCTAACAAACATGAACTAGGTTTCAAGACATCTTTACTGTATTGGCGGCCGTGTAGAGGCGCCAATATAGTAAGGGCGCTGGCACTTACGAGCGCCACTTCATGGACTACTTTTCCTGTAAAGCAGTTTCTGTCAATCTAGTTTACGGTCGACATTTATGGATGTGACAAGCTCATATCCCTAtgtatgactttctttcatatacatATCTATTCATTAATTATCGCCTACAATTCAACCCATATCCTCATCGACATTTGTCTTGTTCATTtcatattgttactttatcATTTTACCTATCTAtcaaccctgacacaaccgagaTAATAGATTTTTCATACATCTCCTATATACAAGTTGGTCCAATGAGACAAGTGGAATaaacacacaattcccgaggttgaTCTTCATTCTTCTATAAGTACCCCCCTCCATCCATATGCGGGGGATCGAGCAATTTCCAACCTAGAGAATACAAAAAACAGTTTTTACCAACCCTTCACAAAATacactcagacaaaacaccagaatcatagctggtcttccatctccgataaACACTAATTtaatcgtcggagcctccacgaccggcaccacccaaaccggttaaggagcttttgCGGTTGTTCTTGTTGTAACGTTTGCAGGATTCAAAGTTACAGACGGACCCCACAGAGataaaagttgacctttcaatgACTGTATCAATTTGCCCTACAATTTGGCACGCCAGATAGGGGGACTTTTGCAAGCATTTAATCAAGAAGATTTCACAACAACTTCCAATTATGGCTGATACCATTGAAGCCACTAACAAGCAACTGATGAAATTCATGCAAGCTATGAGAGAAGACATCTGTAGAAATAAAGAGCAGATGGATGCGTGATTAGAATCAATGGCTAACGATAATGCAGCGCTCCGCGAAGAGATGTTACAACTCAGAAATCAAAACACTTCCCAAGGTCGTGATCCTGTTTCAATCCAAATTCCACCTTTCCCCCACCTTGAACAAACACCACCTAGAAACCCTTTGCCTTACCCTCTAAATGCCCAGTTCGTTCCTGGAACCACCCTTAGCGGATATGATGCTTCTACCTCAAGAGGTAAAGATCCCACGATAGAAGAGATTCAGTAAAACGTCAATAGGGATGCTCCCGTAGATCTGACAAATTCTCCTAGAAGTAGGCCTCCACAACCACCACGTTTTCCTGCTACACCTTTCACAGGACCCACTATAGCTTCTGTTGCTCAGGCAGCTATAGCCAAGTAGATTATCGAGTTGAGGGGAGATATAGATAAGTTAACAAAAGCACCTCCCGCCTGGGCAAAAATCAATGCTAATTGCTATATGGGGATACCGTTTGTCGACAGTATATACCAAACGGATTTGCCGCACAGGTTCAGTGTGCCGAGTATGAAGTTGTACAATGGGAATGATGATCCCGAGGATCATGTGGCCCATTACAAATTGAAGATGAGTGCGATCGCTATACCTTATGGGATGCATGAGACGTGCATGTGCAAAGGATTCAAAGAAACTCTTACTAGTTCTGCCCTGTGTTGGTATATTAACTTATCCAACGGTAGCATCGCTTCTTTCTAGAAGCTAATCGAGACTTTTATGATACAGTTCTCAAGCAGCCGCAAGATCCATAAATGTTCTGATGACTTATATCGACTGCCACAGCGAGTGGGAGAATCCCTCCATGATTTCTTGGCTAGGTTCAATACGGAGAAGGTATCTATACCTTACTGCAATCTGGGGACTGCTATACAAGCACCCCGGAGTTGTCTTCTCCCTGATGGGGAGTTTTGTGAAGGACTCACAAAGTGTGACATAAGGAGCTACGAAAAAGCTCTTGTTAAAGCCACTGTGTTTGTTCAATGGGAGGAGGATGCAAGGAGAAAACCATCCCATCCCCCTAGAGAAGAGAAAAGCGAAGATAAACGTCCTAAGAAGGAGCAATCCACCATTGGCGAGCCTAGCAATAATTGGCGCTCCTGCAAGTCTAGAGCATCCGATTATGCAAAAAACTGTCCGGATTATCCCCTTCGGATACACCAAGTCGAGGTTGTGCAAGTTTTGAAAAAGATGGACAATGAAGTAAAGTGACCATCAAAGAAAGAAACCGAAGGGTGGAAGGACCCTAAGAAGTGGTGCGATTTTCATCAAGATATTGGGCACACCACTCCTGACTGTAGAGGCCTCAAGTACGAGGTGGATTACCTGCTGAAAAAAGGTCATTTGAGAGTTACTATCCGAACGAGGTAGAGCTATCTGGGAAAAGAGGAAAGTTGATGACCCAGAGGCGTAACCACCGCTACCATTAGCCACGCAAACTTACTGTGTAATCTCTGGAGGTTCAGAGATTAGTGGGCTTTCCCATACCTCAGCTAAGAAGCATGGGAAAGAAGCGGCGAACCCAGCCGCTAAAATGGCATGATCTGTAGGGACTTTCACTAACCAAGTGATGGTCTTTACTGATGACGAAGCTACCCAACTTCTACATCCGCACCATGATGCTTTGGTGAGTACGTTTCAGGTTACAAACATTAATCTAAAGCGAATTTTGATTGACAACGGAAGTTCAGCCAATGTATTATTTTTGGCTACATATAAAGGGATGGGTCTGGATGAGACCTTGATACTGCGGAAGTCGACGACACTCATTGGGTTTAATGGCAAGGTGAACCATTCATTGGGTGAAGTTGTGTTGCCCATTTCTGCCCTAGGATTGAACAAGCAGACCAGGTTCTCCATTGTGGATTCACCTTCTGCTTATAATGCCATTCTGGGACGCCCTTGGTTGCATGCCATAAGGGTCGTACCCTCCACTTATCACCAAGTCCTACGCTACCCCACCAATGGTGGCGTTAGGGAAATCTTGGGGGATCAACACTCTTCTAAGAGTTGCTACAAAaccaccatgaggagcaagaatGAGTCCTCATAGCAGCTACAGAATCAGGCACCTGGTCTGCAGCTAGATGAGCCAAGAATGGAGAAGCTTGACGAGGTACATATCCATCTTGACTTTCCAGATCATAAAGCCTTGATTGGAGCGCAGCTGCCTGTTTATCTACGAGAAAGATTGATCCAATTCTTATAGCAGCATCACGATTGTTTTACGTGGAGCTGTGGAGCCATACAGATATGACTGGGATAGATCCTGAGGTCGTGATGCATCAGCTCAAAGTTAATCCTGAATATCCTTCTGTTAAgcagaagagaaggaaattcGCTCCTGAACAAAACCTAGTGATTAATGAAGAAGTTCAGAAGCTGTTAGACAATGGGTCTGTAGTGGAGGTACAGTACCATGACTGGCTAGCTAACATCATCGtcgtgaggaaaaaaaaatggcaagtggagagtctgtattgaCTTCATAGATTTGAACAAAACTTGCTCGAAAGATTCATTCCCACTACCACATATTGACATGACAACTGATCATGAGTTGCTAAGTTTTATGGATGCTTTTtctggatacaatcagattTTGATGCATCCGGAGAATCAGAAGAAGACGGCCTTCATAACTGAAAGGGGAATTTATTGCTATAAGGTGATGCCCTTCGGATTGAAGAATACCGAAGCCACGTACCAGCGATTGGTGAACAAAATTATCTCGAAATATCTGGGGGACACTATGGAGGTATACATCGATGTCATGTTGGTAAAATCATTGGCTGCTGACCAACACCTCGAACATCTCAAACAAGCATTTGATTTGCTGATCAAGTATAATATGAAGTTGAATCCCACCAAGTGTTCCTTTGGAGTGGCATCTGGGAAGTTTCTAGGGTACATGGTCACGAAGCCAGGAATTGAGGCCAACCCAGATCAGATTCGGTTTGAACATCCTTTCCCCGACTTGTGTCAAGGATATTCAGAGACTT contains these protein-coding regions:
- the LOC119998569 gene encoding uncharacterized protein LOC119998569, whose amino-acid sequence is MVFTDDEATQLLHPHHDALVSTFQVTNINLKRILIDNGSSANVLFLATYKGMGLDETLILRKSTTLIGFNGKVNHSLGEVVLPISALGLNKQTRFSIVDSPSAYNAILGRPWLHAIRVVPSTYHQVLRYPTNGGVREILGDQHSSKTACLSTRKIDPILIAASRLFYVELWSHTDMTGIDPEVVMHQLKVNPEYPSVKQKRRKFAPEQNLVINEEVQKLLDNGSVVEVQYHDWLANIIVVRKKKWQVESLY
- the LOC119998568 gene encoding uncharacterized protein LOC119998568 — its product is MAYGVSADMIDKNLRIAESTANEAMKKFVEAVIIVFGERYLRQPNSTDIARLLQLHEDRGFPGMLGSLDCHYSGHHKEATLILEAVASRDLWIWHSFFGLPGSLNDINVLECSPLFTDIINGRAPPVNFVINNHHYDMRYYLGDGIYPQWSTIVKTIPMPQTMKAKNFAQAQESARKDVEHTFGVLQARFHIIRQGCRYFKIATLKNIMKVCVILHNMIVEDERDMFKSIENGKYYLLEEVDISELDRNDAEYHYDFDQFIKGRQKQKRAFIVVFKRI
- the LOC119998110 gene encoding uncharacterized protein LOC119998110, which translates into the protein MGEKDKLNEALKTWALEEKEKSFKLLHCYNVLKNSHKWMTEVVLPTSRRNIPASTECYTIGDDDIPSGHVEPNRPIGRKTEKEQRRKKKMKVEDSEESTASVNFRHS